CCGAACAGGCACTGCAGATTGTCGATACGCCCGAAGGCCCAAAGGCAAGATTGGTGAAAGAGTTCTTTTGCGACGGCCTCGGTGCGTGTCTCGGCGCGTGTCCCACGGGAGCATTAACTGTCGAGGAGAGAGAATCAGATGTTTACGATGAAGAGGCGACGGTTGCTCGAATAAAGGAAGTTGCCCCGGAGATACTTGAGGAGCACCTCCGACACCTCAAAGAACACGCAGAAGAGTTACCTGAACATCACAGCCATAAGATGCCAAAGGGCGTGACTGCATGTCCCGGGGCCCAGGTGCTCCACTGGCCAGAGAAGAAGAAAGAGACTGCCAAGCCTGTGGAACTCGATTCAGAGTTGCGGCAGTGGCCAATACAGCTCCATCTGGTTCCGCCGGTTGCGCCCTACTTCAAGGACGCGGATCTTGTGATAGTCGCTGATTGTGTTCCCTTTGCATACGCGAACTTCCACCAGGACTATCTGAAAGACAAGGCGATTGCCATTGGGTGTCCGAAACTTGATGATGCTGAAGCCTACAAAGAAAAGGTGAAAGACATAATCAAGGCGGCAAATCCCAAAAGCATAAAGGTCCTGCACATGGAGGTCCCGTGTTGTTTTGGTCTCGTACACCTTGTCCAGCAGGCCATAAAGGAAGCTGGGAAAGACATACCGTTTGAGACTGAAACGATAAGTATAAAGGGCGAAAAGCTGTAGTCAACGGTCCTGCCTGCAGATACCACAACACAGCAGATTACGGCCAGTGCTGCAGGGGATTTGAGTGTGAAGCCAGAGAGTAAAGCCATACTACGTTGGACCATCGCCGTACTTGCCGCTAGCGCGGTGGGATCAGGGCTGCTCTTCTCGGGTCAGTGGATTGGGTATCGCGAGTCTGACTCAGGGGGAACAAGAAAAGGGTATATGAAATTGGCTTCAAAGCAAACAGGTGATTTGAGGGATAAGTCTGGAAAACACAAGAATCGACTGGGGCTGGAGAAAAGCCCTTATCTGCTTCAGCATGCCGATAACCCTGTGGACTGGTATCCATGGGGGCCAGAGGCATTTGACAAGGCTCGAAGGGAGAACAAGCCCATCTTTCTGTCCATCGGATATTCAACCTGCCACTGGTGCCATGTAATGGAGCACGAGTCGTTTGAGGATCCGGAGGTGGCCAGGCTGATGAATGAAGTGTTTGTTTGTATCAAAGTCGACCGTGAAGAGCGGCCGGACCTTGACAACATCTACATGACTGTTTGTCAAATGATGACGGGTGGAGGTGGATGGCCGTTGACCATCATAATGACGCCTGACAAAAAGCCATTTTTTGCCGGTACCTATTTTCCCAAAAGGAGTCGCTTTGGACGCACTGGTATGATGGAATTGGCTACTCGCATCAAAGAGGTCTGGACTGGACAGCACGACGAGGTTTTGACTTCTGCTGATCAGATTGCTGGCGCTCTCCAGCAGGCGTCGAGTAATTCGCCGGGCGAAGAGTTGGGTGAATCAGTCCTGAGAGATGCTTATGAGCAGCTTGCTCAGCGATTTGACGAGAAATATGCCGGTTTTGGGTCTGGCACAAAGTTTCCGACCCCCCACAACTTTCTCTTTTTGCTTCGCTACTGGAGGCGAACGGGCGATAAGAAAGCCTTGCAGATGGTCGAAAGGACTCTTCAGGCAATGCGCAGGGGTGGCATGTATGACCATGTTGGATTTGGATTTCACCGCTACTCCACCGATGCCCAATGGCTTGTACCACACTTTGAGAAGATGCTATACGATCAAGCCATGCTGGCGATGGCCTACACAGAGGCGTATCAGGCAACAGGAAAGAAGGAATACGAAGATACCGCAAGAGAGATTTTCGCTTACGTGTTACGCAACATGACTGCGCCCACAGGTGGATTCTACTCTGCGGGAGATGCTGACAGCGAAGGCGAGGAGGGGAAGTTCTATGTGTGGGGCCAAGACGAGATCCGACAGGCTCTCAATAGAGAAGAAGCGGATCTATTCATTAGAGTATTCAATGTTGAGAAGGATGGGAATTTCAGAGACGAGGCGACCTCACAGGAAACGGGCAAGAACATTCTCCATCTGAGGAAGCCGCTCAAAGAATTGGCTTCCGAGCTGAAAATGCCTGAACAGGATATTCAAATGCGCGTGAACAAGGCACGCAAGAAACTTTTCGCTGCACGCGAGAAGCGTATTCATCCTTATAAAGACGACAAGATTCTCACGGACTGGAAT
This DNA window, taken from candidate division TA06 bacterium, encodes the following:
- a CDS encoding 4Fe-4S dicluster domain-containing protein codes for the protein MMRKIIKIDEDLCDGCGVCIPGCPEQALQIVDTPEGPKARLVKEFFCDGLGACLGACPTGALTVEERESDVYDEEATVARIKEVAPEILEEHLRHLKEHAEELPEHHSHKMPKGVTACPGAQVLHWPEKKKETAKPVELDSELRQWPIQLHLVPPVAPYFKDADLVIVADCVPFAYANFHQDYLKDKAIAIGCPKLDDAEAYKEKVKDIIKAANPKSIKVLHMEVPCCFGLVHLVQQAIKEAGKDIPFETETISIKGEKL
- a CDS encoding thioredoxin domain-containing protein; amino-acid sequence: MKLASKQTGDLRDKSGKHKNRLGLEKSPYLLQHADNPVDWYPWGPEAFDKARRENKPIFLSIGYSTCHWCHVMEHESFEDPEVARLMNEVFVCIKVDREERPDLDNIYMTVCQMMTGGGGWPLTIIMTPDKKPFFAGTYFPKRSRFGRTGMMELATRIKEVWTGQHDEVLTSADQIAGALQQASSNSPGEELGESVLRDAYEQLAQRFDEKYAGFGSGTKFPTPHNFLFLLRYWRRTGDKKALQMVERTLQAMRRGGMYDHVGFGFHRYSTDAQWLVPHFEKMLYDQAMLAMAYTEAYQATGKKEYEDTAREIFAYVLRNMTAPTGGFYSAGDADSEGEEGKFYVWGQDEIRQALNREEADLFIRVFNVEKDGNFRDEATSQETGKNILHLRKPLKELASELKMPEQDIQMRVNKARKKLFAAREKRIHPYKDDKILTDWNGLMVAALAKGARAFDDPRYAEAAKGCVDFILKNMRDRGDRLFHRYREGEAAVMAYIDDYAFLTWGLLELYETTFDVSYIQAALDFNKVLFEHFWDEQGGGFYFTPDDGEDLIVRSKEVYDGAVPSGNSVAMLNLLRLGRMTANSDLEENAARIGRAFSSGVKQSPSGYTQLMVAVDFGIGPSYEVVLAGDSEADDTKAMLKSMRARFVPNKVVLLRPSEQESPDIIRVAPFTEGQTSIDGKATAYVCRDYVCKLPTTDADKMLELLNKQQ